One genomic window of Ziziphus jujuba cultivar Dongzao chromosome 4, ASM3175591v1 includes the following:
- the LOC107416266 gene encoding E3 ubiquitin-protein ligase SINA-like 10 isoform X2 yields MAKFSLVGDEEDGEGPSDARRKRQRTSFASASASTSTSNGVGITFEENQPPPQPLPLTVDQHEQEEEAESEEEEEEEEQQQLEEEEGAYGEQEAEERDPEEEIEEIDQVPFSTLRVVTRSRSSSKSIGLSSAADQEGSISVKLTDPDVLDCSICYEPLAIPVFQCENGHVACSSCCGKIEHKCPSCSWPIGYNRCRAIEKVLEAVRISCSNTKYGCKELVRYSDKKSHESTCIHSPCSCPHPGCNVVSSAGNLYQHFRCKHLDCAVRFQYNRTFNVALDANERFQILQEQDEGVIFLLNNSSELLGNLLTVSCIWNRSFSGFFYDIVAKSQGNSLRLQSFTECTKRRSNSILVTTGFLLVPQNFRNSSNELKLELCIWSKDSFPTNF; encoded by the exons atggcgaAATTCTCGTTAGTGGGTGATGAAGAAGATGGGGAAGGACCCAGTGATGCGCGACGCAAGAGACAGAGGACCTCGTTTGCATCTGCATCTGCATCTACCTCTACCTCCAATGGAGTCGGAATCACCTTTGAAGAGAACCAACCACCTCCTCAACCCTTGCCTTTAACTGTTGACCAACACGAACAAGAAGAGGAAGCGGAaagcgaagaagaagaagaagaagaagaacaacaacaactggaagaagaagaaggtgcgTATGGTGAACAAGAGGCAGAAGAACGAGATCCAGAAGAGGAAATTGAAGAGATTGATCAAGTACCCTTTTCCACACTCAGAGTCGTTACGCGAAGCAGATCTTCCTCTAAATCCATTGGATTATCTTCAGCTGCTGACCAGGAAGGCTCCATTTCCGTAAAATTGACCGACCCAGATGTCCTTGATTGCTCTATTTGCTACGAGCCTTTGGCAATTCCTGTCTTCCAG TGTGAGAATGGACATGTGGCTTGCTCTTCTTGCTGCGGCAAGATTGAACATAAATGCCCTTCCTGCTCATGGCCTATTGGCTATAATCGTTGCCGAGCTATAGAAAAGGTTTTGGAAGCTGTTAGAATATCATGCTCAAACACAAAATATGGTTGCAAAGAATTAGTGAGGTACAGTGATAAAAAAAGCCATGAGAGTACATGCATACACTCGCCTTGTTCATGCCCCCATCCGGGTTGCAATGTTGTCTCCTCAGCTGGGAACTTATACCAGCACTTTCGCTGTAAACATTTGGATTGTGCTGTACGCTTCCAGTACAACCGCACTTTTAATGTGGCATTAGATGCTAATGAGAGATTTCAGATTCTTCAAGAACAGGATGAGGGTGTCATTTTCTTACTTAACAATAGCTCTGAACTTCTTGGGAATTTATTGACGGTTAGTTGTATATGGAACCGCTCATTCAGTGGGTTCTTCTATGATATTGTTGCAAAAAGCCAGGGAAACTCTCTTCGATTACAATCTTTCACAGAATGTACTAAGAGACGTTCAAATAGCATCCTGGTTACAACAGGGTTCCTTCTTGTACCTCAAAATTTTCGCAATTCTAGCAATGAGCTAAAGTTGGAACTCTGCATATGGAGTAAAGATTCATTTCCTACAAACTTCTAA
- the LOC107416266 gene encoding E3 ubiquitin-protein ligase SINA-like 10 isoform X1 yields the protein MAKFSLVGDEEDGEGPSDARRKRQRTSFASASASTSTSNGVGITFEENQPPPQPLPLTVDQHEQEEEAESEEEEEEEEQQQLEEEEGAYGEQEAEERDPEEEIEEIDQVPFSTLRVVTRSRSSSKSIGLSSAADQEGSISVKLTDPDVLDCSICYEPLAIPVFQLMLGMSYAMAAHGLPDKFVVWQPMDHCSRFMHAEYCENGHVACSSCCGKIEHKCPSCSWPIGYNRCRAIEKVLEAVRISCSNTKYGCKELVRYSDKKSHESTCIHSPCSCPHPGCNVVSSAGNLYQHFRCKHLDCAVRFQYNRTFNVALDANERFQILQEQDEGVIFLLNNSSELLGNLLTVSCIWNRSFSGFFYDIVAKSQGNSLRLQSFTECTKRRSNSILVTTGFLLVPQNFRNSSNELKLELCIWSKDSFPTNF from the exons atggcgaAATTCTCGTTAGTGGGTGATGAAGAAGATGGGGAAGGACCCAGTGATGCGCGACGCAAGAGACAGAGGACCTCGTTTGCATCTGCATCTGCATCTACCTCTACCTCCAATGGAGTCGGAATCACCTTTGAAGAGAACCAACCACCTCCTCAACCCTTGCCTTTAACTGTTGACCAACACGAACAAGAAGAGGAAGCGGAaagcgaagaagaagaagaagaagaagaacaacaacaactggaagaagaagaaggtgcgTATGGTGAACAAGAGGCAGAAGAACGAGATCCAGAAGAGGAAATTGAAGAGATTGATCAAGTACCCTTTTCCACACTCAGAGTCGTTACGCGAAGCAGATCTTCCTCTAAATCCATTGGATTATCTTCAGCTGCTGACCAGGAAGGCTCCATTTCCGTAAAATTGACCGACCCAGATGTCCTTGATTGCTCTATTTGCTACGAGCCTTTGGCAATTCCTGTCTTCCAG CTGATGTTGGGCATGAGTTATGCTATGGCTGCTCATGGGCTACCTGACAAGTTTGTTGTGTGGCAACCCATGGACCACTGTAGCAGGTTTATGCATGCTGAATAT TGTGAGAATGGACATGTGGCTTGCTCTTCTTGCTGCGGCAAGATTGAACATAAATGCCCTTCCTGCTCATGGCCTATTGGCTATAATCGTTGCCGAGCTATAGAAAAGGTTTTGGAAGCTGTTAGAATATCATGCTCAAACACAAAATATGGTTGCAAAGAATTAGTGAGGTACAGTGATAAAAAAAGCCATGAGAGTACATGCATACACTCGCCTTGTTCATGCCCCCATCCGGGTTGCAATGTTGTCTCCTCAGCTGGGAACTTATACCAGCACTTTCGCTGTAAACATTTGGATTGTGCTGTACGCTTCCAGTACAACCGCACTTTTAATGTGGCATTAGATGCTAATGAGAGATTTCAGATTCTTCAAGAACAGGATGAGGGTGTCATTTTCTTACTTAACAATAGCTCTGAACTTCTTGGGAATTTATTGACGGTTAGTTGTATATGGAACCGCTCATTCAGTGGGTTCTTCTATGATATTGTTGCAAAAAGCCAGGGAAACTCTCTTCGATTACAATCTTTCACAGAATGTACTAAGAGACGTTCAAATAGCATCCTGGTTACAACAGGGTTCCTTCTTGTACCTCAAAATTTTCGCAATTCTAGCAATGAGCTAAAGTTGGAACTCTGCATATGGAGTAAAGATTCATTTCCTACAAACTTCTAA
- the LOC107416266 gene encoding E3 ubiquitin-protein ligase SINA-like 10 isoform X3, which translates to MAKFSLVGDEEDGEGPSDARRKRQRTSFASASASTSTSNGVGITFEENQPPPQPLPLTVDQHEQEEEAESEEEEEEEEQQQLEEEEGAYGEQEAEERDPEEEIEEIDQVPFSTLRVVTRSRSSSKSIGLSSAADQEGSISVKLTDPDVLDCSICYEPLAIPVFQLMLGMSYAMAAHGLPDKFVVWQPMDHCSSVRMDMWLALLAAARLNINALPAHGLLAIIVAEL; encoded by the exons atggcgaAATTCTCGTTAGTGGGTGATGAAGAAGATGGGGAAGGACCCAGTGATGCGCGACGCAAGAGACAGAGGACCTCGTTTGCATCTGCATCTGCATCTACCTCTACCTCCAATGGAGTCGGAATCACCTTTGAAGAGAACCAACCACCTCCTCAACCCTTGCCTTTAACTGTTGACCAACACGAACAAGAAGAGGAAGCGGAaagcgaagaagaagaagaagaagaagaacaacaacaactggaagaagaagaaggtgcgTATGGTGAACAAGAGGCAGAAGAACGAGATCCAGAAGAGGAAATTGAAGAGATTGATCAAGTACCCTTTTCCACACTCAGAGTCGTTACGCGAAGCAGATCTTCCTCTAAATCCATTGGATTATCTTCAGCTGCTGACCAGGAAGGCTCCATTTCCGTAAAATTGACCGACCCAGATGTCCTTGATTGCTCTATTTGCTACGAGCCTTTGGCAATTCCTGTCTTCCAG CTGATGTTGGGCATGAGTTATGCTATGGCTGCTCATGGGCTACCTGACAAGTTTGTTGTGTGGCAACCCATGGACCACTGTAGCAG TGTGAGAATGGACATGTGGCTTGCTCTTCTTGCTGCGGCAAGATTGAACATAAATGCCCTTCCTGCTCATGGCCTATTGGCTATAATCGTTGCCGAGCTATAG
- the LOC107416151 gene encoding phospholipase A1-IIgamma, whose amino-acid sequence MESIAGKWRALSGENDWEGPLDPLDYDLRRYIIHYGDRAEAAGAGFIGEVTSKNVGLPRYPKATLFSKVGLEQGNPFKYTVKKYNYASTSGITENTPMGIAGNSNYIGFVAVSTDQGSEILGRRDILISWRGTYRLAERAIDKQIDLVSAPNIFGSDNNAKIHHGWYSYYTTAESRSTYNSTSSRDQVQEAIGELIKQYYNKEEDISITVTGHSMGAAFAVLTATDIVFNGFNKYPTSTTAHKVYPVTAIVLACPRLGDEGFAKVFSQLENLHVLRVRNTKDIVSDLPPPPYVHVGKELIIDTTTSPFLKNSFLNLRAHHELEIYLHGVAGPKVVDGKNVLVVDRDIAWVNTATDELKDENNVVANWWVKENKSMVQMDDGKWVLKDLDIAEEDDYI is encoded by the exons ATGGAGAGCATAGCAGGTAAATGGAGGGCTCTAAGTGGTGAGAACGACTGGGAGGGTCCCTTAGACCCTCTCGACTACGATCTTCGACGATACATCATTCATTACGGTGATAGAGCTGAAGCTGCAGGGGCCGGCTTCATTGGAGAGGTGACATCCAAGAATGTTGGACTACCTCGCTATCCAAAGGCAACTTTGTTCTCCAAGGTTGGTTTGGAGCAAGGAAATCCATTCAAATACACTGTTAAGAAATACAACTATGCATCAACATCCGGGATAACCGAGAACACCCCAATGGGAATTGCAGGGAATTCAAACTATATCGGTTTTGTTGCGGTTTCTACTGATCAAGGAAGCGAGATTTTAGGAAGGAGGGATATTTTGATTTCGTGGAGGGGAACCTATCGACTTGCAGAACGGGCCATTGATAAACAAATCGATTTAGTGTCAGCTCCAAATATATTTGGATCAGATAATAATGCTAAGATTCACCATGGTTGGTATTCATATTATACCACAGCTGAATCTCGATCTACCTACAATTCAACTAGTTCTCGAGACCag GTTCAAGAGGCAATTGGCGAGTTGATAAAGCAATACTATAATAAGGAGGAAGATATCAGCATTACCGTGACAGGTCACAGCATGGGTGCCGCATTTGCAGTTTTGACTGCAACTGATATTGTGTTCAATGGATTCAACAAGTACCCCACCAGTACCACAGCACACAAGGTCTATCCAGTCACAGCAATTGTGCTAGCATGTCCTCGTTTGGGAGACGAAGGTTTCGCCAAGGTTTTCTCCCAGCTCGAAAACCTTCACGTCTTGAGAGTTAGAAATACAAAGGACATTGTCTCTGATCTTCCTCCGCCCCCTTACGTCCATGTTGGAAAAGAGTTGATCATCGACACTACCACATCGCCATTCTTGAAAAACAGTTTCTTAAATTTAAGGGCCCATCATGAGTTGGAGATCTATTTGCATGGAGTTGCAGGACCAAAGGTAGTTGATGGAAAAAATGTGTTGGTAGTTGATAGGGACATTGCATGGGTGAACACAGCGACAGATGaattaaaagatgaaaataatGTTGTTGCTAATTGGTGGGTCAAGGAAAACAAATCTATGGTTCAAATGGATGATGGAAAGTGGGTGCTCAAGGACCTTGATATAGCTGAAGAAGAtgattatatataa